A stretch of DNA from Sugiyamaella lignohabitans strain CBS 10342 chromosome B, complete sequence:
ATAATCCCGTGCCGCGAAGTCTCGGCAAAGAGTCCAGGTAAGCATCGTTTTCggggtgggggtctgcctccagcggctggggcttcgccccagaccccgtggctcctctcgcttcgctcgagtcgggcgtcgggcgGTGGGTGTCCGTTGTTGTTCGGTCGACGACGGTCAACAACTGGGTTCTGGTGGACCGGACCTCGGTCAACgcaagctcgcgaagcgagcacaaccaggtccgggcggagcccggccgccggaggcatgtccctCCCAGCTAGAATTGCTCGCTAACACAGTATAGAAAAGCCGCTAAGGTGCTGGCGTCTTTTGTCAAGCCAAACCAGATTCTGGGCCAGGATATGGTGATTCCTACTCATATTTTGGCCAATGCTAAGGgtctggtggtgctgaCGGTGTTGAAAGCCGGGTTTTTGTTCTCGGGACGGGCTGGTTCAGGTGTCATTGTGGCGAGATTGCCAGACGGGTCGTGGTCAGGCCCTTCGGCCGTGGTCACAGCTGGTGCCGGTGTAGGAGGCCAGATTGGCGCTGAATTGACggattttgtttttattttgaatACTAAAGCTGCTGTGGATACGTTTGCTCAGGCTGGGTCAATCACTCTCGGTGGTAATGTTTCGCTGGCAGCGGGTCCTTTGGGACGAAATGCCGAGGCAGCAGGCTCAGCGTCGCTGAAATCAGTGGCTGCGGTGTTTTCTTATTCAAAGACAAAGGGTCTGTTTGCTGGTATATCTCTTGAAGGATCAGTACTGGTAGAACGTCGTGAAGCTAATCGCAAATTCTACGGAAACAATTGTACAGCCAAATCAATTCTGGGTGGCCGAGTCGACCCACCTCCAGAATGCGATCCTCTATTCAGAGTTCTCGAGTCTCGAGCTTTTAGAGGAGTACGACCATCAGATTTCGAGGACGATTATTACGACGATATTCCCGATTATAATTcagacagcagcagtgtaAGCGGCGGTGGCAACTATTCATCATCACCCAGACGAGGCTCGAGAAGAGCCGCTTATGACGATGATTATGACGATGATGGCGATGTATATGGTGACCGACGACGaggtggtagtggtggtggcaaTGGATCTCGTCGTGGAGGTGGAGGCggaagtagtagtagcTGGCAAGACGATTTATACGACCGACCAGCCTCGTCAGGAACTCGGTCTGGACAAAGACGAtatgacgatgacgacggCGATTTATACGACCGGAGTAATAACCGGAACCGGGATCATGACCGTGATCGTGGAGTTGATGACGTGACACGACGAATGGGCCGAGCCAATTTCAGGTCGACGTACTCGGACAAACCGCCCGGCCGTCCAGCAGCCCCGAAACCAAGTAATCGTGACTACGATTATGAcaacgacgatgacgacgcATACTATTCACGAAAACGTAACGACCGGACCCAACACCGACAAGCATCGCCAGCCAAACCTGCCCGAGTACCACCATCGAGTTCCGGcggcgaagaagcagttgCTCGATACACTTTCGACGGCGAACAAGACGGCGACCTGTCGTTCCAGAAGGGcgatatcatcaccatcgTCAAACGCAGTGACTCCACCGACGACTGGTGGACCGGCAAAACTGCCACCGGCCAGGGAATCTTCCCGGCCAACTACGTCGACCTCCTGTAGCCTGTTCTCTATTGACACTTTCTAAATCCACTCTGGGGGGTGTgtttgtgcctccggcggctggggctccgccccagaccctggttgctcctgcttcgcaggagattgggCCGATATCGGGGGTGCCTCCGACGGCACGGGCGCTtccccagaccccgtgaCTCCTGCTTCGTAGGAGTTGTCtggcaccgtcgacggaaccgactcgagcgaagcgagaggagccacggggtctggggcagagccccagccgccggaggcacacccccgcCAGCACGGCTGGCCAGGGAGCCGAAACAGGCACATTCAGGGGACGGATCGGCGTGGTGCATGAAAAAGTCACgaacctttttttttcagtgggATGCGGGAGACGGCCGAAAAAAAGGTGGGACTAATGGGCACAGGTGACGCTCCCCGCACAAACGCTAGGGACGTGGTCTCACTGATAAGGCAGTATTTAAGGTTGCAGGTGGCAGTGGGCATGAGCGGCACATGGAGTGTGGGTGGGGTTCGAGCGCGGCGTTCGTGCTCGGTCCGTCTGTCGGCAACGTGTGTTGGCAGGTGGAAAGGcgattgtttttttggggtGGGTCTGTGTTAGagataatttttttatttttggtttgttcgGTTGTTGCAAGAGCGACCGAGAAGTGGTGCCTAAGGTGCTGCAGTTCGTATCACAGAGGTACCGAGAGGTGCAGCTGGCCAGTTACAAAAACGAGCGAGAAAACGGCGAGGTCAGATCGCaggatttttttcttgctaAGAATAGAAACCCGTGTGTATGAGTCTGTGTGGGTTCCTTTTTTGGGCTCgcttttaatttttattttattttattttaatttatcCAGAGTCAGGACTGGGATTCATCTGCAGATGGGCTGGATATGCACTTCTCAGGTGGCTCCCAGAAGTTGAGTTAGAAACTGGATTTAATGGGTTTAGTGGGTTTAGTGGATGATTGGTTGATGGATTAAAATTAGCCCGAAACAGCGGACGACGTGCGAGTCCCATTTGGCCAAAAAAACAGGCAGGaggtttttttctttttgcgTTGCTTGCCTTCCATTTTCATTCACCGACTGGCAGCTGGCAGCCAGCCTGACAGGCACACAAACCAGCTCCCAGCTCGCTTCTccggaaaaaaaaagcaccTCTGacacccccacgcccgactcgagcgcagcgagaggagcaacccgggtctggggcggagccccagccgccggaggcagaccccccttCCCCTGGTTGGCCAGCACCGACCGATAGTACCTGCGGATAGGGCTTCCGATATAGCAGATAGGTTCCGAGATATGCAGGCCAAGCACTAGCATTTTTTGTGTGAATAACAACAACCGTTCAATAAAGTTACCTAACTTGGCTATTGATCCGGATCAGCCAGTTTGCAACTGCGATGGGCGGTCTATCACTAGAGCACacaaaacccaaaaaaaaaaataaaaacaccTGTCCAGCCATAAACTAGGGCGGCCGTCCACAGACCGTATCCGGCCCAACAAAAAGGGCCAATCTCAACGTTAATACGCCCTGAGCTCCGCTGCAGCTTCAAACCCGATCGCTAGCTGTTTTTGGGCGCCCCAGACTAGTCGTGATCACGGGGGAGGGgggatgcctccggcggccgggctccgcccggacggggttgtgctcgcttcgcgagccgACAGGGAGATTTCTGGCTGGGATTCCCACGttccgactcgagcgaagcgagaggagccacggggtctggggcagagccccagccgccggaggcagcagaaccCCCCAGCGGGTCGATGGGTCAGAATTAGCGGGGTATCTGTAGGGGTCGCATGTGTTTCTGAGTTGGGAAATCAGTCcgcagctgctggtgtctgtgctgctggtgccggtgAGCCATGGGTATCCTGGGGCTGTGAGAGTCTGAAAGGAGGGGTATGGAATGGGGATAGACTGTAATGTGGGATGAGGTGACTGGGCAGGCAGATATCGATCTGTAggattatttattttttattggttAGCGGTGTGGTTGGTTTgtgtggtggtggaggtttGTCCCACACACGCATGTCTGTCGGGCTATATAAGCATTGGAGTTGGCCCCGCTagttcaattttttttgttagtttTAATTCCACTTTGTTATTTACTTTGTGGTATTGCTTGCTCTTTGCGTTCTAACTACAGGAGATTCAGTCACGCATTTCCGCTCGACTGTCATTTGTTACGAGCAATCCTCCACCTCAATTGTAAGTATTGCGCTGGATCACTGGTCCAGttttctggaactggaactGGGTCAACGGCACTAATGACTGTACAATGGTCTGGAACTTTTTCTCCGTATTATTGTaggatattatttttggaGCTGTAGTCAATTCTCTTAGCTCAATGGTTACTATTCAGTGGTATTTGGCAGTATTCAGTGATATTGGGCTGTTTTCAGTGGTATTCTGTGGTCAATTGTATTCAGCAGTATTCAGGATGTTTGGCTGTATTCTGTACTCAGTAGtattcagcagcagcattctGCATCAGGCCTGCTCTGTATTTTTCACTTATTTTTCACTAGTACTCAGTAGTACTCAGTATGGGCCCTTCAGGTACCATACTAGTACCCATACCAGTACCCAAACCAGTAGTACCCAAACCAGTACCCAAACCAGTACCCAGACCCAGGATTCAGACCTGTACAGTAGTATTTGCAGTACAGTATTACTACTCAGATCGATCAGGTGCTAACAAATTAAGCAATTTACACCCGCTACCCGGcttttgcatttttcaaaGTCACCTGCTAGCCCTGCCCAATCTGTAGCTAGCCAACCAGCCATCCTGCTAACCCGCCCTTTAAGCCGTCAGCAGATTATTTTTCATCACCGACCTACCAGTTTTACCTGTGAAACCCGCACCGCCTACGTGTCTCACAACCTGTCTCACAGCCTGTCTCATAGCATTTgcctttttcttcctccGGTTGCTCTCTGTAAGTACAAGTTGTTCTATTCTATGCAGAATGATGTAGCAGGACTGATAGATAAAGAACAATCATCGATCTTTGCTCAATGCagagtttgtttttctatTTCCGACCCGCCTACCTCATTTACATATAAGCATTGATTGGTATTTGGTTTTGTGATACGAATGcaaaaattttttttcatttgtgtttaatttgtttttaaacacaaatttttgttgaacaatttttttttggtaatTCTGTCTGGTggttttttctgtttctattttattctgATTACTACTATCTGTACATCGAGTTCAGTATAAAACAGCAGTATCCGCCTTTAGCATACATCGTACACAACGCCCAAAATATCATATCACCTTTTACCCGGTATTGGCCTGTATTCATCATTTCTAACAAGCACCTGCTTTAGATCGGTAAACAGACAAATCAGACAAATCAACTGTTGGCATAAACTttaaaacaaattcaaaattaaACCCTGTTCCTTTCGCCGTGCCAGCCATCTTACCACTCGTTCTCGGCTCGTGTCTTAATTATTAAGAGAAACATCTTAGAATTATCCGAATAGCATTATCACAACTGAACAGCAAAACTCACACGCACACACACACACCTGTTGTCAACTGTGATTTAACGCCAGATAATTTttaaacaaaaacattCGAACACGGTCATCAACtgcaaagaaaaaaaatacaattaGCTACAAGAAAAATGACCGACTTGAACAATAATACTGCCAAGGGTGCTGTGGTgcctcctcctccttcGGCCGCTGatattgctgctgccaatgcgTCTATTCCCGATGTTCCTTTTGAACCCAAGAACTTTCTCGCCAAATTCCGTCTTGATGGTAAAGTTGCCGTTGTCACTGGAGGTGCCCGTGGTCTTGGTTTTTCCATGGCCGAGGGTCTTTGTTCCGTGGGTTTGAAGGGAATTGCCATTCTCGATGTTCAGACCGATCTTGGTCTCGACGCTATTAAGAAGCTCCATGGAGCTTATGGTGTTCAAGCTCAATTCTATAAAGTAGATGTTCGTGACGAGACTGCTGTCAACGATATTATGGACTCGATTGCCCGTGATTTGGGTGCTATTGACATTGTCGTCAACtctgctggtgttgctgaCCTCGTTCATGCTGAGGAGTATCCTTCCGAGAAGTTCAGAAGAgtcattgatatcaatcTCAACGGTTCGTTCCTGGTCACTCAAGCCGCTGCTAAGCACATGATTGCTCAAGGCAGAGGTGGTACTATTATCTTCATTGCCTCGATGTCTGGTTCTATTGTCAACTGGCCCCAACCACAATCTGCTTACAACGCATCCAAGGCCGCTGTCAAGCACCTCATGAAGTCGCTGGCTGCCGAATGGGCCGTGCACCGCATCCGTTGTAACTCGATCTCTCCCGGATACATGGACACTGCCCTCAACCGTTCGTACACCACTCTTTTCAACGAGTGGAAGGACCGCACCCCATTGGGCCGTCTCGGCGATCCCGACGAGCTCACTGGCGCCTGCATCTGGCTCGCTTCCGAGTCATCGGCCTTCTGTACGGGCTCCGACATTGTCATCGACGGTGGTTACACTGTCTTGTAATTCTAGTACTCCTCCTACCACATATAGACCGCCCTCGACGGGCCCTCACCACTCCTCCGCGTGCAACTCTGACTGCCCGGGGGTGGTCCTTTATCTTATTTAATGTTATGTCTGCTTGTCACTACTTTGTcccggactgcctccggcggctggggctccgccccagaccctggttgctcctctcgctgcgctcgagtcgttgcgtcgacggcGACGACGGTGCTGGGAGGGTTGTTGACGGGGAGTTGAGTTTGGACCCTGCTGTCTTTTGTTCTGCGTTACGTGTGTTCTGACATAAGCAGGTGGAGGTACAATATCAGCTCAATTTATACCACCGGTAATTCTATTATCTAAGCTGTAAAATACATAATTATGGAAAACCAAAAGAGTGTCTGTTGGAGCACTTATGGCTTTAAAATTGTTttctcaaaaaaatatcttcagaGCTCGGAGTCAAATTGGTAGCTAATGCAAATTCTTGAGAGAACGCCGAAAAAGGTGTTCTACAGAGGGTGAATCCGGTGGCTGGTGTCCTAATATTGAAGACACGAACCATTTAACAGTTAGTATACGTATTTTGGCATCGTTTAATATTAGATTTGGCTCCTATATTCTGGATTGACGTTGGGAATCATAACATATTCCACCCCCCCacgcacgactcgagcgcagcgagaggagcaaccagggtctggggcggagccccagccgccggaggcagacccccatcCACAGTGAAGCCCAGAGAAACCCCACGAATCCACCTGGCGGACCGGTGCTACCCCTGAGACTTCCCTATTGGGTTAGAGAGCTCGGTGCTCAGGGACCCTGAAAATAGGATTTAATTATGCAGTTGACTGCGGTCAgtaataattaataatgAATGACAAGCGGGTGTCAAAGGTGTGGCGGTTATTAGAGAAAGAGCGGGTTTGGTAGGTCCGAGTGGTCACTGGCCGGAGTTGGGTGCCGGTGATACGCACGAGAAACTTCCAGCAATAGGCAGAATGCTTATCCGTACATGAGTGAGGCTGACAGATGGCCCAATAAATAAGCATGTATCAATCAGCATTTACTAAAGTCCATACAAAGAGAAGGATCGGCGGGATGAGAAGGCCGCGGAGTGTGTGTAGAGAGGGTACGGCGCTAGCAATTAGTTGTAA
This window harbors:
- the SPS19 gene encoding Sps19p (Peroxisomal 2,4-dienoyl-CoA reductase; auxiliary enzyme of fatty acid beta-oxidation; homodimeric enzyme required for growth and sporulation on petroselineate medium; expression induced during late sporulation and in the presence of oleate; GO_component: GO:0005782 - peroxisomal matrix [Evidence IDA] [PMID 9268358]; GO_component: GO:0005777 - peroxisome [Evidence IEA,IEA]; GO_function: GO:0008670 - 2,4-dienoyl-CoA reductase (NADPH) activity [Evidence IEA]; GO_function: GO:0008670 - 2,4-dienoyl-CoA reductase (NADPH) activity [Evidence IDA,ISS] [PMID 9268358]; GO_function: GO:0016491 - oxidoreductase activity [Evidence IEA]; GO_process: GO:0030437 - ascospore formation [Evidence IEP,IMP] [PMID 7969036]; GO_process: GO:0009062 - fatty acid catabolic process [Evidence IDA,ISS] [PMID 9268358]; GO_process: GO:0055114 - oxidation-reduction process [Evidence IEA]; GO_process: GO:0030435 - sporulation resulting in formation of a cellular spore [Evidence IEA]) codes for the protein MTDLNNNTAKGAVVPPPPSAADIAAANASIPDVPFEPKNFLAKFRLDGKVAVVTGGARGLGFSMAEGLCSVGLKGIAILDVQTDLGLDAIKKLHGAYGVQAQFYKVDVRDETAVNDIMDSIARDLGAIDIVVNSAGVADLVHAEEYPSEKFRRVIDINLNGSFLVTQAAAKHMIAQGRGGTIIFIASMSGSIVNWPQPQSAYNASKAAVKHLMKSLAAEWAVHRIRCNSISPGYMDTALNRSYTTLFNEWKDRTPLGRLGDPDELTGACIWLASESSAFCTGSDIVIDGGYTVL
- the YSC84 gene encoding Ysc84p (Actin-binding protein; involved in bundling of actin filaments and endocytosis of actin cortical patches; activity stimulated by Las17p; contains SH3 domain similar to Rvs167p; YSC84 has a paralog, LSB3, that arose from the whole genome duplication; GO_component: GO:0030479 - actin cortical patch [Evidence IEA]; GO_component: GO:0030479 - actin cortical patch [Evidence IDA] [PMID 12388763]; GO_component: GO:0005737 - cytoplasm [Evidence IEA]; GO_component: GO:0005856 - cytoskeleton [Evidence IEA]; GO_function: GO:0051015 - actin filament binding [Evidence IDA] [PMID 19158382]; GO_process: GO:0051666 - actin cortical patch localization [Evidence IGI,IMP] [PMID 19158382]; GO_process: GO:0030036 - actin cytoskeleton organization [Evidence IGI] [PMID 12388763]; GO_process: GO:0051017 - actin filament bundle assembly [Evidence IDA] [PMID 19158382]; GO_process: GO:0007015 - actin filament organization [Evidence IPI] [PMID 10512884]; GO_process: GO:0006897 - endocytosis [Evidence IGI] [PMID 12388763]), with the protein product MVIPTHILANAKGLVVLTVLKAGFLFSGRAGSGVIVARLPDGSWSGPSAVVTAGAGVGGQIGAELTDFVFILNTKAAVDTFAQAGSITLGGNVSLAAGPLGRNAEAAGSASLKSVAAVFSYSKTKGLFAGISLEGSVLVERREANRKFYGNNCTAKSILGGRVDPPPECDPLFRVLESRAFRGVRPSDFEDDYYDDIPDYNSDSSSVSGGGNYSSSPRRGSRRAAYDDDYDDDGDVYGDRRRGGSGGGNGSRRGGGGGSSSSWQDDLYDRPASSGTRSGQRRYDDDDGDLYDRSNNRNRDHDRDRGVDDVTRRMGRANFRSTYSDKPPGRPAAPKPSNRDYDYDNDDDDAYYSRKRNDRTQHRQASPAKPARVPPSSSGGEEAVARYTFDGEQDGDLSFQKGDIITIVKRSDSTDDWWTGKTATGQGIFPANYVDLL